The stretch of DNA TCTTCTCAGGAGACTCAGAGTAACAAGGCTGTGGCCAGCCTGGCTAGCATGGTGCCTAGCTTCCCCAACAGCTACAGCTCCGCCCCCGCCATCACCACTGCACTAGCATCTCTCAATGCAGGACCCCCTCCCATGGCGCCGCTTCCCAGCATGACCTCCATGCCACCAATGCCTACGTTGCCCACAATTCCTGTTCCTCCTCCAGTATCATCACTACCCCCTGTCCCCACTGTTACACAACTTCCCCAAGGTCCTCCTGTACCACCAATGTCTCACCTTCACCACATGTCCTCCCTGCCACCTTTCAACCCCTCCTTACCTCCACCTGCAGGACTTGGCACAGGCCTCCCCATCGGTACCCCAAACCCTATGCTGTTCAACCCCCTGTCCCCTCTTGCATCTCTTGGCCTCCAGGCTCATATGAAGGCCGCTGCAGTCACAGTTGCTGGAGCAGGTGTGTCCAGTCCAGATGAGATGTTTGTCCTCTTGCAGAATCTCCCATTTTCCTGTTCAGAGATGGAGGTCAGGGAGTTTTTCCGGGGTCTGGGGGTGGATGGAGTGCGTTTGTTGAGGGACGGACAAGGTCGTCCAACTGGTCGAGCTATGGTCAAGTTCTTCTCCCCTCAAGACAGCTTTGAAGCTGTGAAGCGTGGTGGTGGCATGATGGGGCAAAGGTTCATTGAGATCACGCCAGGCTCTGAGAGGCAGTGGTCCAGTCTTAATAACAGCACTATGGTTCAGACTTCTCAAAATAGCGGAAAGCCAAACAGTGAATCACAGGACCAGCATCACCGTCGTGGTAATATTGGCCTCGCTGGAAGGGATCAACGAGGAAGGTCAAGATCCCCACATCGGCAGGAGTTTTGTGTGTACCTGAAGGGCCTTCCGTATGAGGCTGACAAAAAACAGATTAAGGAATTCTTCAAGAACCTAGCCATTGTAGAGGACACCATGTACATTGCCTATGGACCCAATGGGCGAGCCACAGGAGAAGGCTTCCTGGAGTTTCAAACAGAACAGGATTATAAGACGGCACTGGGTGCTCACATGCAGTACATGGGTTCCCGCTTCATTCAAGTACATCCAATTAGCTACAAGGGAATGCTTGAAAAGATAGATGCCATTCGTAAACGGGAAGCAGCACAGAGTGATGGTAAGAATCAGGATGCCCTGAGAACACCAAGGAACTGTGCACATATCACTAACATCCCTTACAATATCTCAAAGAAGGATGTCCGTGCCTTTTTGGAGGGCATTGGGCTTTACGAAGACTCACTAAAGGTTTTGACAGACAGTCATGGGAACGGTTTAGGGCAGGCTATATTCCAGCTTCAAACTGAGGAAGACGCTCGCAAAGCTGAAAGACTGCATCGCCAGAAGCTCAATGGCCGTGATGCTTTTGTTCACTTGGTGACCTTTGAACAGATGAAGGAAATTGAGAGAAACCCTCCTCCGCAAAACAAGAGAGGCCAAAGAAATCAACATCAGAACCAACAAAACCTGAATCAGAGCCAGCATCTGCAGGCTCAGCCAGTTCCACAGCAGCCCCAGATCAACCCATTTGCTGCAATCAGTGGAGAGGAATTTAGCTTTCTGAGAAATACCATGGGAACCATCAATAGTGCCCCATTTATGACTCCATTCTCTGCTCCAGGAAATGGGCTAGCAGGTCCCCCTCCACTCCCTCCATTGGCAGCAGGACTTGGGGAAGTGAATCTAGCTGTTGCACCCCCTCTCGTCGCTGGTCTTCCTGCAGCTCCCATTCTGGAGCCACCTGGCTTTCGACCCGGCACTGTAGGGGGGGCTCCATTCAGTCAGGATGGGCTGAGAGGCTTGGTGCCCTTTGATAATACCAACAGgaaaggagggggaggaggacagaacagagggggaggggccaacaacagcaacaaccaaGGGCGTCAAGGGGGGGGAACTGCTGGTGGACAGCAGGCGTTCAACCCAGGTGCTGAGGGTCTCCCACCTGCCCCCGGAGGAGCCAACAACCCAAATGGTCAGCGCGGTGCTGCCAGCCCAACAATAGTAAAGCTCCAGAACATGCCATTCACTGTCACTATAGATGAGATCATGGACTTCTTCTATGGTTATGAGGTGCTGCCCGGTTCAGTATGTTTGCAGTTCAGCGAAAAAGGCCTGCCGACTGGCGAGGCTATGGTGGCCTTCCAGAATCACGAAGAGGCTGCGACCGCTGTCATGGACCTCAATGACCGACCTATTGGAGCTCGAAAAGTCAAAATGAGTCTGGGTTAAAATCCTGGCCAGAACAAACTAACCAACTGTAGATACCTGTTATCTCTGTGTCACCCACCCCTACATACAAATAATTTataccatagcaacacaattTGCAGACTTTGCCGTGCTGGCTAACCTCCTGTATGTTGCTGAAGGCTCAGGAGCGCATGTGGAAGCTCTGCCCATCCCTCCGGGGGAAGAATCTATTTCagtgttctttttctttctgatgATAACATTGGTACAGTATGTAGGCCCTTTACTGTGATAACGCTGTCATCTTAACCTGTATTGTTGCTATGGTAACGCTAACATGTTTCTGtatctgtgtaaatatcctgtGTCCTTGCTGTGGTTTCCCATTGACATGCTTGTGTGATGCTCAAATGAAAGCTGTATGTTGTCATTTTGATGCTGCCGTTGCAGAACCATGACATGTTCCGTTGCTGTCACGCTCTGTCCCCATATGCTTAAATGATTAACTTGGTTATGTTGAAACATGCTTCAGATGAAAAGCTTTTTCGCCTCTGTGAAATGTTTGCTGTCTCTATGCTTGTCTTTCATGCCTCTGttgcgatgatgatgatgatgatgatgatgatgatgatgatgatgatgataagcaGCTGTATATTATCAAATGTGCTGCTCAACTGCTTTGGTGTAATGTTGACCTACAACATGAAGTTGTGTTGAAGATGGGCACCTTGTTATAGTGACAGTTGTGTCATCATGGCAGACAACAGGCTCTGATGCTATGTAGTGGGATAGACAGTTTGCGGTCTCCTGTTTTATATCAGTGAAGATGTTGAGTcactgaattattttttttatgttgccgTCTTTGGACCCCACTGAATCACTTGTGCGTACGTAATGTACACTAGCACACAAACAAAATTACACGTATGAAGTTTAGGTCTCCAGTATCTTTTGGTTTTGGTAGCTTtttgttgtatgtattttgaTTACTATTGGGGATGTTTTCTCTATTAAACATCACTTTTGTTTATACTGTCAGTGTGAACAAGTCTGTATGATGCTATACAACATGCATGCTGTGGTGTCCCCTTCCTTTTGGCTAATAAAAAGGATGTTCCTGACGTACACCTCCTTGCCATCCACTCTCTTGCCGCCTCCTCATTGTCTTTTGATGAACTCTCATCTCAGTTATTGGCTTCCTTTTATCGGCTGGAATTAAGCTGATTGCTTCTTGAGAGATGTCTTATTTTGAGCCTTCTGCATACATGGTTAAGAAGCATTTGCATGAATCTTGTAAGAATTTTAATTCCTTCCTGTGAAGCTGTCATCACCCTACCATGAAGGAGTATGAGGACACTGAaaggaaaatgagaaaaaaggttgtaaattaTGGAGGAGGATTGTTATAATTTTAATGAATACCAAATTCTGACTTCTCTCATTAAAATAACACTTAAAATAACTTGTtttatacaaatatttcaaatttataaGGCTATGAAAAttgtcagtatttttttttctctttggtGCGGCCTTCCTAGCCTGTGTTAGTCTTTAAAGGTACCTTTTTGTAGTCtatgaacacaaatgttttttcaacATGCTGGATTAGTTAACACTTGGACACCACAATGTGTGGATATAGAATTGATTCATGATTGATTCATATAATCACTTTGATGGGTTGCTGCTGGTGTGCAGCCTTGCAGTTATTTTGGATGCACCTTTTTCATTTGTCTCGCAGTTGAACAGTGATGTCATCCTGGGAGGTGAGCATATACTCTCTAAACATGAAAGCTATGTATTAAAAGTCATTTATCATGGATTAAAACATATTGACCACAAGTCCTGGAAGAGTCCCATCCTAAATACAATTTCAACATTTGTGCAATTTTTTGCTGTGAAGAGGTAAACAGCACATGTACAACAGCTGCCAAGTGTGTATGCAGTATGTAAGTTGGGTTGTAATGCAGTGCAATAAAACACGAAATGattgcaaaaaatgttttaggggtgtcctgatacaaCCTTTTCACTTCTAATCCGATatcaatattgcagccttgaatatctgCCGAGACTAAATAAATCGGATAGCAGCacaaaacaaacttttattacttatttttagTGTGGAATGTCAGAAAATGCTTcgagtgatattactcagaacAATAATCAtgaacagtaggtatgagaaaaacgtaCTCAtttatagtggtgtgaaaaggtgttggcccccttcctgatttttgttgttgttgcatgtttgtctcacTTGAATTTTTCATATCATCAGACAAATtttaattagtcaatgacaacacaattgaagacagaatgcattttttttttttaaatgaagctttttattgagggagaaaaaaacttacatggccgtgtggggaaaaagtgattgcgccCTAaactaataagtggttgggccacatGAATATATGCAGCGATATCCTTGAATGCTTCAGTACAAGCGTGGCTAAAGTCCGGCCCAGGGGCCGCCtgcagcccacagcttgtttttaatTCTCAAAATTAATTTACATGGCAGCTGAGGGGCTCCCTCCTCCTCGAGCAATTTAGAGTAATATTCTATAATGCCATGCGTCTGCCACCTtttagcaacaacaactgcaatcaagcgtttgccataacttgcaatgagtctcttactgcATTGTGCAGGAATTTTGgcacactcatctttgcagaattattgtaattcagccaaattggagggttttcaaacATAAGCCGCCTTtagaaggtcatgccacagcatctcaataggattcaggtcgagactttgactaggccactcccaaagtcttcattttgtttttcttcagccattcagaggtggacttgttggtgtgttttgggtcattgtcatgctgcagaacccaagttggttccAGCTTGAGATCACAAACAGATGGTCAGGCATTCTCctccaggattttttggtagacagcagaatccatggttccatttatcacagcaagtcttccaggtcctgaccatcacactaccaccaccatattttatggttgatataatgttatttttctgaaatgcgtcATTATTATGccagatataatgggacacacaccttccaaaaagttagtTAAACTAGACcatagagtattttcccaaaggtctttgggatcatcaagatgttttctggcaaagacaagccttaatgttcattttgtgtAGCAgcggttttcgtcttggaactctgccatgcaggctgtttttgcccagtgtctttcttatggtggagtctgaccttaagtgaggcctgcagttcttgggatgttgttgtggggtcttttgtgacctcttgggtgagtcgtcgctgcgctcttggggtaattttggttggccggccactcttgggaaggttcaccactgttccatgttttcgccatttgtggataatgactctcactgtggtttgctggagtcctaaagctttagaaatggctttataaccttttccagactaataCAGTGAGGGTCAGAAGTATTTGCACCCCCTGCGATTTTGCAAGTTCTCCCACTTAGAAAATAGGGAGAGATCTGAAATTTTCATCATTGATGCATTTCCACTCTTAGAGacataatctaaaaaaaaaaaaaaaatccggaaATCAcattgtgtgatttttttttaatgatttatttgtaaattactATGGTTCATAAGTATTTGCACCCTTGAGATAATCAACGCTAATATTTAGTGCAGAAGCCGTTGTTTGCAATTACAGAGGTCAAACGTTTCCTGTAGTTCCTCACCAGGTTTGCGCATATAGCAACAGGGATTTTGACTCCTCTACACAAATCCTCTCTAGATCTGTCAGGTTTCGGGGCTGTCGCTGAGCAACACGAAGTTTCAGCTCCCTCTATTGGATTTAGGTCTGGagactggctaggccactccagaacCTTGATATGCTTCTTACGCAGCCACTCCTTGGTCATCTTGGCTGTGTGCTTTGGATCATTGTCGTGTTGGAAGATCCAGCCACAACTCATCTTCAATGCTCTGGCTGAGGGAAGGAggttgttgtccaaaatctgacGATACATGGCCCCATTCATCCTCTGtttaatacagtacagtcgtcctgtTGCCTTTGCTGAAAAACACCCCCAAAGCATGATGTTTCCACCCCCATACTTAACAGTAGGTATGGTGTTCTTGGGATGCAACTCAGCCttctttttcctccacacaCAGCGAGTGGAGTTTGCACCAAAAAGCTCCATTTTTGTCTCATGTGACCACATGACATTCTTCCATGATCCCTCTGGATCATTCAGATGGTCCCTGGCAAACTTTGGACGAGCCCTCACATGTGCTGACTTCAACAGGGGAACCTTCAGTGCAATGCATGATTTTAAACCGTTACGCCGTATATTCTACTGACAGTAGAATTTGAAACTGTGGTTCCAGCTCTCTTCAGGTCTTTGACCAGCTCCTGCCGTGTAATTCTGGGCTGATTTATCACGTTTCTAATCATGAGTGATGCCCCACGAGCAGAGATCTTACATGAAGCCCCAGTCCGAGGTAGATTAGCAGTCATGTTTAGCCTTTTCCATTTTCTAACAATTGCAGCAACTGTTGATTTATCCTCACCAAGCTGCTTTCCAATTGTTCCACAGCCTTTCCTTTTCCAGCTTTGTGGAGCTCTACTATTTTGTCTCTGGTGTCTTTGGAAAGCTCTCTTGTCTTGCCCATGGTAGCAGTTGGATTATGACTGACTGTGGGGTGCACAGGTGAGATTAATGAGCTGAAAGGGGTGGTAGGTGGGTGGTTACGGGGTAAAGGTGGACTTTTTTAAGGTGGACTAAGAGCTCTTTGAAAgtcaaaattattgctgattctcAAGTGTGCAAATACTTATGAACCATagtaatttacaaataaatcattaaaaaaatcatacaatgtgatttccggattttttttttttttggattatGTCTCTAAGAGTGGAAATGCATCTATGATGAAAATTTCAGATCTCTCCATATTTTCTAAGTGGGAGAACTTGCAAAATCGCAGGGGGTGCAAATACTTATGACCCTCACTGTAGATGGccattaatctcagttatgttttaacaggggggcaatcactttttatacACGGggctatgtaggtttggatttttaaaaaataataataataaaatgtttcatttaaaatagcgtgacaaacatgcaaaaaaataagaaaccggGAAggaggaaacactttttcacaccgctgtatttTTAAGCAGCTAGGGCAGGGTCGGCAACCTTTTACTATCAAAAAGCCAGTTTGTGCCCTTTGTGCATATATAAGAAGAATAGTTTGGAGCCACAAACgtaacacaaatattttgtattttttaattgtacccGTTACATCATCAGGATACATgaaacagaagagcagttcttCGCAAGGCCTTTTTGATTCCTTCCCGtgttatttgtgtaaaattaaaatataacgTAGCACAATTTaatatcatttatatatatatatatatatatatatatatatatatatatatatatatatatatatatatatactcctgatcaaaatcttatgacaagttgaaaaattgctataatttgcattttgcacatttggatcttaatgggGTTTTAAgttgagctacaatatgcaaaaacaagaaaggggagtgagacaaaaagcattttgaaaaagtaatttattgaaaacaacaaacaaaatagactttttatcagctgatcaaaagtttaagaccaccgctcaaataaataacaaactctccaaaccaggaAGAAAAAACAATTCCCAGTAGGACTCATCAGTGTTCTCATCTGTTTAATCGTTTCTGACGCTTGACACTAATCTTCCTTATGTCGGGGAAGTAGGACTTGGTCATCACACAGGACTGTAGGctctcatttgtgactttttatttatgtattcatggATTGCACACTCAAGATGCCCCCTGCCGGTTAAGGCAAGGGCCATAGTGTTGATGTAGTATATTTTAATTAGGGATGtgccgatccacattttttggcttccgatacgtgtttttttttttttttttaatagtcttgctgatccgaCCCGGTACCAAtccttatttaattattattttttaataataagcttttgttacaaacatgaatttgtggaattgaatatggttatgaaaatagctcttcaaagcatgaaatatactgtaatgcAAGCAAAGTCTTGCTGATTTTacttttgttacacagcatgacccacaatattgtttgggttttgtaacaaacctctgtgagtcaggtccctaatctaataaaggatccaataaaagttcatccaataaaaaataaaatagagaaTATTGCTTTtaaggtaggactaatcataTGACatatggttatagatcaatttgtggtgcaacttataatatgactttttttttttttttttaaacaagctctctcttcagcgcaatagtagtaatttattgactgtCCCTTGTCTatacaaccagcggttagagcagcacttcctgtgcgatCAGCGGCAGAACCAGaattttttcattggggtggctaaggtgagaccattactcacataggggtagGAAGAAGTTGATAACTGAAATATCTAGATGGcaagtggggtggccggagagtgaccaagggtggcagGGCCGCCACGTAACTCCGCCACTGCGTGCGAGCTcaccgcacaatgacacagcagtccgagcacagtgagggggaaataccgctgtagctacggagccgaatatccaatgtCCATCGTGAAAGTAGCTTCACCATTGtacaccgcagacatgtctgcatgatagtgttgatgttttatttttgcgggtggtgggagtcaagtggcaaccagctttgaggcccattaccacacctaccatgttggagtgtggcccagagttacgaacgtgatactgCAACCAGAACGGCCTGATCTCGTGGGAAGCCAATATTATCAGATCTTCAAAGtacagcagatcggcagccgatccggATCCTGAAGATTGCATCGGGACATCcataattttaattaattataatttttttaaataatgtgatgttcatgtattacgtcaaactcaaatatctaaaataaaccaaactaaaataacatatagacgataatttatttttttttatccactATAGTGGCGGCTTGGCAATATAGCGAGGTTCGACATGCTCAAACGTTTAAAGCCAgctttactcaccaccgacagggtcTTGTCCCTGGGGAATTTCCTGTGcaatgctgcttcaaatgcgcaaCAAGTTTGGTGATATTAAACTTActcggttctgtgccaccacaggaaacGTGTGCATGAagtgttgcactcagctgcaaagtcTTTTTCGGACTTGAATGAGAAATACACACGGCCGACATGCTTAACACGTTAGCACACGTTGTTGTTGTAACGTTGTGGGCTCTTATTTGGTCGCTGCAGGATGGACGTgccaatattggagattttagatgcaggcaaATATAATTTGAtattcgtttttgtttttttgcttatgTCAGCTCGATATCCCAATATCGGATAgggacacccctagtttacTATCTAGTTGACCTGCTCTATGGAAAACGGTTAAAATGCATGTGCAGTGAAGAAAAAGTTTCCTGCAAAGACTTTCAGGTTGAGCGAACTTTCTGCTGACGTAAAGACACCAAGAAGCAGGGGAtgataacatttaaataaaaaagtctatAATTGTTCAACTCTAGTGTTACTTGTGAAACGCTGTAGTTGTTGCACAGGAATAAGCGGAATAAGCTTGTTCCGTGGTTGAAGTTTAAGATACATTATACTTTTAACAATAATGTTATTGTTGTTCTAATCGGGCATTAAATTGTGGTCCATGTGTATGTACATATGATTACATGACCTTTTTTCTTGTCTACACTGTGGTGTCATccaaaaagaatgaatgaagcAATCTATAATGTTGGCAAGTTAGCTCATAATGTGCTGTGCACTCATTCTCTGCATCAGACTCAGCAATAGCGCTGTTGGCTCGAGTGTCTACCCTTCAGCATAAAAGCAGAGAAtttattaaatgttcattttgctTGTCAATAGCTGTGGTGGATTTATTTGGCGCACTTCAGGGTCGTGACATTTGTCATCACGTTAATACACAATTTATCAGTTGAAACCTGAGGCTTGATTTAAACAGCCAGTACTTTTTATTATGAgcaaattcttgtaaaatcccaGGTTACGTCATGTATTGTGTGTGATATGTAGCGGACACATGTACCTAAATATTGTATATATGATAACAGTAGACCGCCGTGGCAATTAAACACAGTTATCATTCATTTCTTCTAAATTCAGCAGTTACTCCTGAGAAGGGTTTTGTATGTTTGGCTCAGTTGTAATGGTGCTCTTATTCTGAATGGCAGAGCCCGGAAGTCGTTTGGGGAGGGAGGTGGTAATGAGTGACATTCCTTATGCCCAATCAGTGAATGCTATTCTTCAGCTTGTTGTCCAACCATAGTGAAGACATGCTGGCTGCTGCTTCCTCTTTGCTAGTGAGTCTGAATAGCTTTGATGTGACTTTAGAGGCAAAAAGGCAGTTTGTGCTTTAGCAGGATCAAATAAATCCACAACAAAGGTAAAGTTTAAGCAAGTACAATTTTATAGGGTCCGCTTGTGTTTATGGTTACGCAGACTGTAGATTCCAATTGCGGGCTCCCAGTGTAAGTAACCCCTTCGCTTAAACTGATGAAGTGATTAGCGATTAATTATGTCACAATGACTTTGCTTTTAATTGCATATTTAAACcttacaattgttttttttctaggcTAGACAGAAGTCATTATTTTTACTCAATTGTCACTGGTATTGTTTTAGCGCATGAAGTTAACTTTGAGTCAGTATGTTAGTAGGCCATCTGTTATGTAGTGtgtgtgcatatactgtacattggatGTAGTTGTATTAACAAGAAAGTTCCCTTTTATAAATACCACGTGAATACTGCAGTGAGGACGTCCCGGAGCTGACGTCAGAATAGGAATGGAAATGAATAGTAGATAATGACACTGCTTATTACGTCACGGCAAATACTGGAGCACGCAAATCTGCCCCCCAGCGCCTGGGGAGCGTTTTATATGGCAAAGGTGCAAAGTAGGTCAATATCGCGCAGCATCACGGCTTTTATGGCATTTTTTCACACGCTTACTCATTTTCTGTCTGGCTAAAAGGTTTTTCACCAAATGTAATAAATACTTTGCTCTGTCGCCATCAGAAGAGGGGGATTGAAGGAGCTAGCTGTTGTGATGTGTTggctttgtgtgttgttgtgaatATATAGAATGTCCTCAAGGAGTTTGTATATATTGTGAGGAGGTAATTCTGTGAGTCCAGGAAGAATGCATATTTGTGCCTACTATAAACAACTAGCACTACCATTACTTAAATTAACATAAACaataatgttttcattttctattccaCTTCTGTCTTCTCAGATGGCAGACTGCGTGTCAAAGGTGGAGCTGAGTGTCTCCTGTAAGGACCTGCTGGATAAAGACGTGGGTTCCAAGTCGGACCCTCTGTGTGTTCTCCTCCAGCGCTCAGGAAAAGATGCCTGGACTGAGGTACAACAAAGTTCTACCTGGGGAAGACGAGCTAGCAAAGCGCTGCACAAATACTAATAGTGCCTTCTTGTGTCAGCTGGGCCGCACCGAACGTTTGCAGAACACCTCCAGTCCATCCTTCAGTCAACGCCTAC from Dunckerocampus dactyliophorus isolate RoL2022-P2 chromosome 8, RoL_Ddac_1.1, whole genome shotgun sequence encodes:
- the cpne1 gene encoding copine-1 isoform X1 produces the protein MAVVIRLQGLPIVAGTMDIRHFFSGLTIPDGGVHIVGGEHGEAFIVFATDEDARLGMMRTGGSIKGSKVSLLLSSKTEMQNMIELSRRRFEAGAGSAETAPPTAGSANRQAAAAPIPAVQSVAGGRSGSHGNQGFSNTTSAVTAASSSQETQSNKAVASLASMVPSFPNSYSSAPAITTALASLNAGPPPMAPLPSMTSMPPMPTLPTIPVPPPVSSLPPVPTVTQLPQGPPVPPMSHLHHMSSLPPFNPSLPPPAGLGTGLPIGTPNPMLFNPLSPLASLGLQAHMKAAAVTVAGAGVSSPDEMFVLLQNLPFSCSEMEVREFFRGLGVDGVRLLRDGQGRPTGRAMVKFFSPQDSFEAVKRGGGMMGQRFIEITPGSERQWSSLNNSTMVQTSQNSGKPNSESQDQHHRRGNIGLAGRDQRGRSRSPHRQEFCVYLKGLPYEADKKQIKEFFKNLAIVEDTMYIAYGPNGRATGEGFLEFQTEQDYKTALGAHMQYMGSRFIQVHPISYKGMLEKIDAIRKREAAQSDGKNQDALRTPRNCAHITNIPYNISKKDVRAFLEGIGLYEDSLKVLTDSHGNGLGQAIFQLQTEEDARKAERLHRQKLNGRDAFVHLVTFEQMKEIERNPPPQNKRGQRNQHQNQQNLNQSQHLQAQPVPQQPQINPFAAISGEEFSFLRNTMGTINSAPFMTPFSAPGNGLAGPPPLPPLAAGLGEVNLAVAPPLVAGLPAAPILEPPGFRPGTVGGAPFSQDGLRGLVPFDNTNRKGGGGGQNRGGGANNSNNQGRQGGGTAGGQQAFNPGAEGLPPAPGGANNPNGQRGAASPTIVKLQNMPFTVTIDEIMDFFYGYEVLPGSVCLQFSEKGLPTGEAMVAFQNHEEAATAVMDLNDRPIGARKVKMSLG